Proteins from one Elgaria multicarinata webbii isolate HBS135686 ecotype San Diego chromosome 3, rElgMul1.1.pri, whole genome shotgun sequence genomic window:
- the LOC134396204 gene encoding zinc finger protein 24-like isoform X2, with the protein MAAEEAASILQEKSIREFLQRKPGEEIKQEPCEGQIQRWEVQWQEFLKTVESPQSGLGAPSMPDEPTPWDDAKAFLASFEQVAEACRWPKEEWVTRLLPALSGEAKQAFSSLEGRDRKDYGKVKAAILQGDAISREKQRQHFRHFRYHEAEGPRGVYNRLQELCRRWLKVERHSKEQILELLILEQFLTVLPPEIQGWVRERGPGSCAQAVALAEDFLWMQRESLRWEQQVATAAVPLPEVVASQAEAEPASSEAGKRPLCMVVKQESDAGNVGSHGDSWQSENSRELLRVPSEMAEHQKLEEILGNQGAPRRRMRNHQTDKWKKNPIACQGAGFHNASAPEDKANEKRKYKCNVCGKFFSYKSSLKIHLRIHTGEKPYKCLECGKSFIRSDLLASHQRIHTGEKPYSCSYCGKSFCDLSTLIKHRRIHTGEKPYVCMECGKSFSQKAILNSHQRIHTGEKPHKCMECGNSFSRSTYLASHQRIHMGERTYKNVDCNRSFSEQSSLIHHQRIHVEENPYKCPEYAPNLHQHASCIAHQKVYTLSDTINVFERGEKLQLEATSYETCEHPSN; encoded by the exons atggctgCTGAGGAGGCAGCTTCTATCCTCCAGGAGAAGAGTATCCGGGAATTCCTTCAGCGGAAACCAGGAGAGGAGATTAAACAGGAGCCGTGCGAGGGGCAAATTCAGCGGTGGGAGGTCCAGTGGCAGGAATTCCTGAAGACAGTGGAGTCTCCTCAGTCAGGATTGGGAGCGCCATCGATGCCAGACGAGCCCACCCCATGGGACGATGCCAaggccttcctggcctccttCGAGCAAGTGGCCGAAGCCTGCCGGTGGCCCAAAGAAGAGTGGGTGACCCGACTCCTGCCGGCCCTCAGCGGTGAGGCCAAGCAGGCCTTTAGCAGCCTGGAGGGCCGAGACAGGAAGGattatgggaaagtgaaggcggccatcttgcaAGGGGATGCCATCAGCAGAGAGAAGCAGCGCCAGCACTTCAGGCATTTCCGCTACCACGAGGCCGAGGGGCCGAGAGGGGTTTATAACCGGCTCCAAGAACTTTGCCGGCGATGGCTGAAGGTGGAGAGGCACtccaaggagcagatcctggagctgctgatctTAGAACAGTTCCTgactgtcctgcccccggagatccAGGGCTGGGTGAGAGAACGTGGCCCGGGGTCCTGTGCCCAAGCGGTAGCCCTGGCTGAGGATTTCCTCTGGATGCAAAGAGAGTCTTTGCGATGGGAACAACAG GTGGCGACTGCAGCGGTGCCCTTGCCAGAAGTGGTCGCCTCCCAGGCGGAGGCAGAGCCGGCTTCCTCGGAGGCCGGGAAGAGGCCTCTGTGCATGGTAGTCAAGCAGGAGTCTGATGCTGGAAACGTGGGCTCACATG GTGATTCCTGGCAGAGTGAGAACAGCAGGGAACTGCTTAGGGTCCCGTCAGAAATGGCTGAGCACCAAAAGCTGGAAGAGATCCTTGGAAATCAAGGTGCACCAAGGAGGAGGATGAGAAATCACCAAACAGACAAGTGGAAGAAGAACCCAATTGCTTGTCAGGGTGCCGGGTTCCATAATGCTTCCGCCCCAGAAGACAAAGCGAACGAAAAGAGGAAGTATAAGTGTAATGTCTGCGGGAAATTCTTCAGTTATAAGTCAAGCCTTAAAATACACctcagaatccacacaggagagaaaccgtataaatgcctggagtgcggaaagagctttattCGGAGTGATCTCCTGGCTTCgcaccaaagaatccacacgggagagaaaccctaCAGCTGCTCATACTGCGGAAAGAGCTTCTGCGATCTGTCCACCCTCATTAAACATcgacgaattcacactggggaaaagCCGTACGTATGtatggagtgtgggaagagcttcagtcagaaggcaATCCTTAATTCACACCAAcgaatccacacgggggagaaaccgcataaatgcatggagtgtggaaacaGCTTCAGTCGAAGCACCTACCTGGCTTCCCATCAAAGAATACACATGGGAGAGAGAACGTATAAAAACGTAGACTGTAACAGGAGCTTTTCAGAGCAATCCAGCCTTATTCACCATCAGAGAATTCATGTTGAGGAGAACCCATATAAATGCCCCGAATATGCCCCAAATTTACATCAGCATGCGTCATGCATAGCACATCAGAAAGTGTACACATTGAGCGACACTATCAATGTTTTTGAACGTGGGGAGAAACTTCAGCTGGAGGCAACATCTTACGAGACTTGTGAGCATCCTAGTAATTAG
- the LOC134396204 gene encoding zinc finger protein 24-like isoform X1, with translation MAAEEAASILQEKSIREFLQRKPGEEIKQEPCEGQIQRWEVQWQEFLKTVESPQSGLGAPSMPDEPTPWDDAKAFLASFEQVAEACRWPKEEWVTRLLPALSGEAKQAFSSLEGRDRKDYGKVKAAILQGDAISREKQRQHFRHFRYHEAEGPRGVYNRLQELCRRWLKVERHSKEQILELLILEQFLTVLPPEIQGWVRERGPGSCAQAVALAEDFLWMQRESLRWEQQVATAAVPLPEVVASQAEAEPASSEAGKRPLCMVVKQESDAGNVGSHAGDSWQSENSRELLRVPSEMAEHQKLEEILGNQGAPRRRMRNHQTDKWKKNPIACQGAGFHNASAPEDKANEKRKYKCNVCGKFFSYKSSLKIHLRIHTGEKPYKCLECGKSFIRSDLLASHQRIHTGEKPYSCSYCGKSFCDLSTLIKHRRIHTGEKPYVCMECGKSFSQKAILNSHQRIHTGEKPHKCMECGNSFSRSTYLASHQRIHMGERTYKNVDCNRSFSEQSSLIHHQRIHVEENPYKCPEYAPNLHQHASCIAHQKVYTLSDTINVFERGEKLQLEATSYETCEHPSN, from the exons atggctgCTGAGGAGGCAGCTTCTATCCTCCAGGAGAAGAGTATCCGGGAATTCCTTCAGCGGAAACCAGGAGAGGAGATTAAACAGGAGCCGTGCGAGGGGCAAATTCAGCGGTGGGAGGTCCAGTGGCAGGAATTCCTGAAGACAGTGGAGTCTCCTCAGTCAGGATTGGGAGCGCCATCGATGCCAGACGAGCCCACCCCATGGGACGATGCCAaggccttcctggcctccttCGAGCAAGTGGCCGAAGCCTGCCGGTGGCCCAAAGAAGAGTGGGTGACCCGACTCCTGCCGGCCCTCAGCGGTGAGGCCAAGCAGGCCTTTAGCAGCCTGGAGGGCCGAGACAGGAAGGattatgggaaagtgaaggcggccatcttgcaAGGGGATGCCATCAGCAGAGAGAAGCAGCGCCAGCACTTCAGGCATTTCCGCTACCACGAGGCCGAGGGGCCGAGAGGGGTTTATAACCGGCTCCAAGAACTTTGCCGGCGATGGCTGAAGGTGGAGAGGCACtccaaggagcagatcctggagctgctgatctTAGAACAGTTCCTgactgtcctgcccccggagatccAGGGCTGGGTGAGAGAACGTGGCCCGGGGTCCTGTGCCCAAGCGGTAGCCCTGGCTGAGGATTTCCTCTGGATGCAAAGAGAGTCTTTGCGATGGGAACAACAG GTGGCGACTGCAGCGGTGCCCTTGCCAGAAGTGGTCGCCTCCCAGGCGGAGGCAGAGCCGGCTTCCTCGGAGGCCGGGAAGAGGCCTCTGTGCATGGTAGTCAAGCAGGAGTCTGATGCTGGAAACGTGGGCTCACATG CAGGTGATTCCTGGCAGAGTGAGAACAGCAGGGAACTGCTTAGGGTCCCGTCAGAAATGGCTGAGCACCAAAAGCTGGAAGAGATCCTTGGAAATCAAGGTGCACCAAGGAGGAGGATGAGAAATCACCAAACAGACAAGTGGAAGAAGAACCCAATTGCTTGTCAGGGTGCCGGGTTCCATAATGCTTCCGCCCCAGAAGACAAAGCGAACGAAAAGAGGAAGTATAAGTGTAATGTCTGCGGGAAATTCTTCAGTTATAAGTCAAGCCTTAAAATACACctcagaatccacacaggagagaaaccgtataaatgcctggagtgcggaaagagctttattCGGAGTGATCTCCTGGCTTCgcaccaaagaatccacacgggagagaaaccctaCAGCTGCTCATACTGCGGAAAGAGCTTCTGCGATCTGTCCACCCTCATTAAACATcgacgaattcacactggggaaaagCCGTACGTATGtatggagtgtgggaagagcttcagtcagaaggcaATCCTTAATTCACACCAAcgaatccacacgggggagaaaccgcataaatgcatggagtgtggaaacaGCTTCAGTCGAAGCACCTACCTGGCTTCCCATCAAAGAATACACATGGGAGAGAGAACGTATAAAAACGTAGACTGTAACAGGAGCTTTTCAGAGCAATCCAGCCTTATTCACCATCAGAGAATTCATGTTGAGGAGAACCCATATAAATGCCCCGAATATGCCCCAAATTTACATCAGCATGCGTCATGCATAGCACATCAGAAAGTGTACACATTGAGCGACACTATCAATGTTTTTGAACGTGGGGAGAAACTTCAGCTGGAGGCAACATCTTACGAGACTTGTGAGCATCCTAGTAATTAG